From a region of the Flavobacterium branchiarum genome:
- a CDS encoding phytoene desaturase family protein — protein MKERYDVVIVGSGLGGLVSAIILAKEGYSVCVLEKNNQFGGNLQTFVRDKTIFDTGIHYIGGLSEGQNLYKYFKYLGIMDNLKLKKMDEDGFDIISFEDENKEYPHAQGYENFANQLLKHFPEEKEAIENYCEKVRTTCDSFPLYNLQWEGKYDSDVLTLNAKQTIDSVTDNKQLRAVLAGSNFLYAGIEDKSPFYVHALSVNSYIQSSWRCVNGGSQITKQLIKQLKKYNGEVYKYKEVVRFNTENNDVTSVTMKDGTEVSGTYFISNIEPKTTLKMVGEENFRKSFYSRIQSLEGVISAFSLYIVFKPNTFKYLNHNYYHFKNSNEVWTAHEYDDNTWPKAYMASMNASKKEEEWADGMTFITYMKFEDLSPWADTFNTTAEKNDRGESYEEFKTRKATKFLNEIEIKFPGIKDCIQSIHTSTPLSYRDYIGGHNGNMYGYIKDSNNPMKSFIASKTKLNNLYLTGQSINMHGVLGVTIGAVVTCSEIVGKEYLVTKINQASE, from the coding sequence ATGAAAGAGCGTTATGATGTTGTTATCGTAGGAAGCGGCTTAGGCGGTCTAGTTTCGGCTATTATTCTTGCCAAAGAAGGATATAGCGTTTGTGTCCTCGAAAAAAATAATCAGTTTGGAGGCAACCTTCAAACATTTGTAAGAGACAAAACCATTTTTGATACTGGAATCCATTACATTGGAGGATTAAGCGAAGGTCAAAATTTGTATAAATATTTCAAATATCTAGGTATAATGGATAATTTGAAACTAAAAAAAATGGATGAAGATGGTTTTGATATCATCTCATTTGAAGATGAGAACAAAGAATATCCACATGCACAAGGATATGAAAACTTTGCGAATCAATTATTAAAACACTTTCCAGAAGAAAAAGAAGCAATAGAAAATTATTGTGAAAAAGTAAGAACTACTTGTGATTCATTCCCTTTGTACAATTTACAATGGGAAGGGAAATATGATAGTGATGTTTTGACTTTAAATGCAAAACAAACCATTGATTCTGTAACTGATAATAAGCAATTAAGAGCTGTACTTGCTGGTTCTAATTTTTTATATGCAGGTATAGAAGATAAATCCCCATTTTACGTCCACGCGCTATCTGTAAACTCATACATACAAAGCTCATGGCGTTGCGTAAATGGAGGTAGTCAAATTACAAAACAACTCATCAAACAATTAAAAAAGTATAACGGAGAAGTTTATAAATACAAAGAAGTAGTTCGTTTTAATACTGAAAATAATGATGTAACTTCTGTTACAATGAAAGATGGAACCGAAGTTTCTGGTACTTATTTTATTTCAAATATTGAACCAAAAACAACATTAAAAATGGTTGGCGAAGAAAACTTCCGAAAATCATTTTACAGTCGAATCCAAAGTCTCGAAGGAGTAATCTCGGCATTTAGTTTGTACATCGTTTTTAAACCAAATACTTTTAAATACCTCAATCATAATTACTATCATTTTAAAAATAGTAATGAAGTTTGGACCGCACATGAATACGATGATAATACTTGGCCTAAAGCCTATATGGCATCAATGAATGCATCCAAAAAAGAGGAAGAATGGGCTGATGGTATGACCTTTATTACTTACATGAAATTCGAAGATTTATCCCCTTGGGCAGATACATTTAATACTACTGCCGAAAAAAATGATCGCGGCGAAAGTTATGAAGAATTTAAAACACGAAAAGCTACAAAATTCTTAAACGAGATTGAAATAAAATTTCCAGGAATAAAAGACTGTATTCAATCAATACATACTTCTACTCCACTTTCTTATCGTGATTATATTGGTGGTCACAATGGAAATATGTATGGTTACATCAAAGATTCAAATAATCCGATGAAATCATTTATTGCTTCCAAAACTAAACTAAATAATTTGTACTTAACAGGACAAAGTATTAATATGCATGGTGTTTTGGGCGTAACTATTGGTGCCGTTGTTACTTGTTCAGAAATAGTTGGAAAAGAATATCTAGTAACTAAAATTAATCAAGCCTCTGAATAA